The Oncorhynchus clarkii lewisi isolate Uvic-CL-2024 chromosome 23, UVic_Ocla_1.0, whole genome shotgun sequence genomic interval CaaaagaagtgacacaatttcacctgaaTAATATTatctgctaacctggatttcttttagctaaatatgcaggtttaaaaatatgtacttctgtgtattgattttaagaaaggcattggagttcatggttaggtacagtcgtccaatgattgtgcttttttcgcaaatatgcttttgttaaatcatcccccagcattgcatcgattatatgcaacgcaggacacactagataaactagtaatatcatcaaccatgtgtagttataactagtgattatgattgttttttataagataagtttaatgctagctagcaacttaccttggcttctactgcattcacataacaggcaggctcctcgtggagtgcaatgagaggcaggtggttagagcgttggactagtaaactgtaaggttgcaaaattggatccctgagctgacaaggtgaaaatctgtcgttctgcccctgaacaaggcagttaacccaccgtttctaaggcgtcattgaaaataagaatgtgttcttaactgactggcctagttaaataaaggttaaataaatttaaaaaattaagtAAGAATATTagccaatttaaaaaaaataataaatacaaaagtaacacaataaaataaccatAACTAGGctatgtaccagtacagagtcaatgtgctggggttgtcacgaatcccgccgaagatggctcttcctgttcgggcggctctcggcggtcgacgtcgccggcctactagctgccatcgattccctttttTGTTTCTGTTAGTTTGGTCTGATTGGTGACACCTGTTTGGAGTTTAGTTTTGTTTGTgggctatttaagggcactaggcccgcctgctattgtgcgggcttgttttctgtTCATGGTGTTGGATAATTTGTGGATTCTATTTTTCCGGACAGTTTAGTCCTGTTTGTTTGGACTGGTTATTTCATGCGCCCTTGTGTTTGGCATGTCCGTTTTCACTGTCTTTGGAATAAAGATCCACGTTCGGAActacacctgctctctgcgcctgactcctccacccactactcctagaagccttaacaggggtacaggttagtcgaggtaattgaggtaatatgtacagtacctgtcaaaaggtTGGATACACCTAGTCATTTAacggtttttatttatttttcctgttTTCTAaattctagaataatagtgaatacatcaaaactaggaaataacacatatggaatcatgtagtaaccaaaaaagtgttaaacaactcaaaatatattttatatttgagattcttcaaagtagccaccttttgccttgatgacaactttgcacactcttggcattctctaaatcagcttcatgaggtagtcacctggaatgcgtttcaattaacaggtgtgcgttGTTAAATGTtaacttgtggaatttctttccttcttaatgcatttgagccaatcagttgtattgtgacaaggtagtggtggtatacagaagatggccctatttggtaaaagaccaagtccatattatggcaagatcagctcaaataagcaaagagaatcaacagtccatcattactttaagacagtcAATATGCactgttcaaagttcttgaaatgtatcAGTCTCAAAAactatcaagtgctatgatgaaactggctctcatgtcgATCGCCACAggtaaggaagacccagagttacctctgctgcagaggataagttcattagagttaccagcctcagattgaagcccaaataaatgcttcacagagttcaagtaacagacacatctcaacatcaactgttcagaggagactgcgtggatcaggacttcatggtttagatggtttgggatgagttggaacgcagagtgaaggaaaagtagccaacaagtgctcagcatatgtgggatctccttcaagactgttggaaaagcattccttatgaagttggttgagagaatgccaagagtgtgcaacgctgtcatcaaggcaaagggtgactactttggagaatctcaaatataacaaatattttgatttgtttaacaattttttggttactacatgattctatgtgttatttcatagttttgatgtcttcactatttttctacaatgtataaataaataaaaacccttgaatgagttggtgtttccaaacttttgactggtactctacatGTAggttactatgcatagataataaacagcaagtagcagaagcgtaaaaaaggggatcaatgcaaatagtccaggtagccatttgattaactgtttagcagtctaatggatTGGGGTAGAAGattttaaggagccttttggacttaGACGTGGTGCtctggtacagcttgccgtgtggtagcagagagaacagtctatgattagggtggctggagtctttgacaatttttagggccttcctctgacaccgtctggtatagaggtcctggatggcaggaagcttggccccagggatgtactgggccatacgcactacttTCTGTAGCACTTTGCGTTcggaagccgagcagttgccaaatCAGGcgttgatgcaaccagtcaggttaCAGATAAGATAAGCTACGGCCGGTCTTTTCTACACAGCAGTTATCGAAAACCTTCTTTTAGTCTTAAAggaaaaatatgaaaaataattaAATTAATAAATTAAGTAAACATTTCTGCTAACATTAAAAAGAGGACAAATTAATATATCGATGGTGCAGCCGTAGAACTTTGTGtggatctgagaacccatgccaaatcttttctgaggtgtctcctgaggtggaataggcCCTCTGCACGACTGTCTTGTGTATGATAGTTTGTTAgtcatgtggacaccaaggaagttgaagctctcgacccactccactgcaACACTTTCGATGGTCAGCTCTCTGACattgtcgttgatcaggcctaccaccttttgtgtcatcggcaaacttaatgatggtgttggagtcgtgcgtggccacacagccatgggtgaacagggagtacactttcccctgaggggcccctgcgttgaggatcagcgtggcatatgcctacctttaccacctaggggtggcccgtcagaaagtccaggatccagttgcagaaggaggtgtttagtcccaaggaCCTTAGCttcgtgatgagctttgtgggcacacCTAGGGATCTGTTCAttgtctgccctggcctgtctccccctgtctggtacaggtactcccaccacactcacccctctctcctgagTTTTCGCTCACCTCCAGCACTCAgtgttggggcgagtgactcaGAACTTAGGATGGCTAGCCCCAAGatgttatatattttatttttttcttgtgcattttgTTACTTGTctcatgactcctgcatactTTGTTGACTACTAACTTTatttacccaaccgtgggacagactatgtttgttcccacactcgggacacatacacatactctctattggttacagaGACTTTTGGCATCCCATCCTTTTCTAAAAACCTTGATTGTATTAttgttactgttgatgatatctggaaatgtgcatgtacaccctggcccatatactgttgctagccccatttctgacttgtgctctgatatctgattcactgatttctgctctcgtaaaaaaaagcctgggttttctgcacgttaacactagaatcTTATTACTTAAAATAGATCAATTTAAAGTGTGGGTTTACaactccaatccagatgtgttggtcattactgagacgtggttaaagaagagtgttttgaatactgatgtttaacctttctggttataaccttttccGGGCAAGAAAGATTttccaaaggtggtggagtggcaatctttacaaaggatcaccttcagtgctcggttgtcgcAACCAAGTCTGTCctcaaacaatttgatttgctggttttaagcattaaactttcaaatagctcacTGTTgtctgttgctgggtgctatcgtcctcgATCAGTACCGGCCAGTACCCTTCCtaccctaagctctctcctggccccttacactaagtctgaatttgtcctgctaggtgacctgaactgggacatgcttaaggttgcagtgacacatccctATCCTGAGCGGGAAAACAGACTGCATACATCGAGAAAATattatagacatcaagaaagccagtcggttgattattgacaaggttttccaacacttttgataaacagggcaaaatagaaataggcccatatcagttaggatcagcttgatcaccccctttaaataaaggatgaaccgtggctgccttccaagcaatgcgAACCTCCccagaaaagagagacagattaaaaaggttggagataggcttggcgatgataacctcaaagaagaaagggtctaaaccatctgacccagatgttttttggggtcaagtttaaggagctcctttagcacctcggactcagtgacattctgcagggagaaactttgtagcagggcaggggaaaaagagggagaagcataggggatagtcacattagaaggggtaggagatgaggaaatgttggatgggcaaggaggcatggctgagtcaaataggaatcctgacttaatgaagtggtgattaaagggctcagccatgtgctccttgtcagaaacaaccacatcatcaacattaagggacataggcagctgtgaggaggaggagggtttattctccaggccattaacagttttccagaatttcttggggttagacccaaaGAGAGAGAATTGCTccataaagtaactaactttggccttccggatagcctgagagCACTTATATTCTAATTTGCCTGAAcgatagccagtcagcctgagtatgtgtgtgccgagcctttcgccaaatctTCGATAGTGGGGATCAAGCTGATTTTGTACCATTTGACAGAtaccagttcatgaaggaaggcttgcttaTTAAAGTGGCccctcagctggcccctccccggattttgtattaaatgctctacaacaatgctttcttagtgtccaacaatctttcttaaccttgttctgaacacttccaaaacaaaggtcatgtggtaagaagaatgcccctcctcCCACATGTGTTATTaatacctctgagggtttagaggtTGAGGTAgacacctcatacaagtacttgggagtatggctagacggtgtactgtccttctctcagcacatatcaaagctgcaggctaagttaaatctagacttggtttcctttatcgtaatcgctcctctttcaccttagctgccaaactaaccctgattcagatgaccatcctacccatgatAGATTACgtagacataatttatagatcggcaggtaagggtgctctcgagcggctagatgtatTTTACcacattcggccatcagatttgccaccaatgctccttataggacacatcacttcATTCAGGCAGCCATCTCCTGAAAACACTCTCAAATACAAACtaaaacacagaaactggggaacgtaacactatactctatactcctctgtaaacgggtcatctctgtatacctgtcgcaagacccaatggttgatgcttatttataaaaccctctcagGCCTCAcaccccccctatctgagatatttactacagccctcatcctccacatacaacacctgttctgccagtcacattctgttaaaggtccccaaagcacacacatccctcggtcgctcctcttttcagttcgctgcatctagtgactggaacaagctgaaacaaacactcaaactggacttTCTTACCTTCTTGCccattgtgctgttgtctgtgcccaataatgcttgtaccatgttttgtgctgctaccttgttgtgttgctaccatgttgtttttatgttgtgttgctacaattctgtgttgtcatgcgttactgccttgctatgttgttgtcttaggcctCTCTTTCAtgactctgacgagcccgacacaaaggatatactgcttcgtCGGGAACAGGCCCCGATCCCCGGGATCTGCGTGAAGAGGACGAGAAGAAAGAAGGGCTGAAGGTCggactgccttctgagaattcgtaggcgatcgaataaaccccgacttccctccattctgctagcaaacgtgcaatctttggagaataaaattggcgagttacgcggaagattaaactaccaactgtaacatcttatgcttcacagagtcgtggctgaacaatgacaatatcaacatacagctggctggttgtacgatgtaccggcaggatagaaaatgtttgtatttttgtagtcagctggtgcacgatatctaaggaagttttgagctattgctcgcctgaggtagagtatttcatgataagctgtagaccacactacctaccaagATAGTTTTCATCTGTAGTCTTTGTAGCTGTTTTCATAATCATACAAGAAAACACTCACCCACCCTAGTAGCAGAGAACttgaatgcagggaaacttaaatccgttttaccaaatttctaccagattgttaaatgtgcaaccagaggaaaaagaaCTCTGGAGCACCTATACTCCACACCcagcgacgcatacaaagctctccctcgccctccatttggcaaatttgaccataattctatACTCCTAATTCCTGTTTACacgctaaaattaaagcaggaagcaccagtgactagatcaataaagaagtggtcagaggaagcagatgctaagctacaggactgttttgctagcacagattggaaAATGTTTCGggattcctctgatggcattgaggagtacaccacatcagtcaatggcttcatcaaaacgtgcatcgatgatgtcgtccccacagtgactgtacgtacataccccaaccagaagccatggattacaggcagcatctgcACTGAGTTAACGGCTAGagatgccgctttcaaggagcgggacccgcatataagaaatcccgctatgccctccgatgaaccatcaaacaggcaaagtgtcaatacaggactaagtttgagtcgtactacaccggctctgacgctcgtcagatgtggcagggcttacaaaccattacagactacaaagagaagcacagccgagagctgcccagtgacacgagcctaccagacgagctaaactacgagtctgtaataccaacatgttttaagcagaccgcCATaggccctgtgcccaagaacactaaggtaacctgcctaaatgactaccgacccatagcactcacgtctgtagccatgaagtgctttcaaaggctggtcatggctcacatcaacaccatcatcccagaaaccctagacccactccaatttgtataccgccccaacagatccacagatgatgcaatctctattgcagtcCACACTGCCCTATTGcactcccacctggacaaaaggaacacctatgtgagaatgctattaattgactacagctcagcattcaacaccatggtgccctCAAAGCTCTACAATAATCTAAGGGCCCTGGGACtacacacctccctctgcaactggatcctggacttcctggctggccgcccccaggtgctaAGAGTagttaacaacacatctgccacgctgatcctcaacacaggtgcccctcaggggtgcacgctcattcccctcctgtactccttgttcactcatgactgcacagcaaggtacgactccaacaccatcattaaatttgcagatgacaccacagcctgattaccgacaacgaaGAGACAGCTTTTAGGGAGGAAGtcctggtcgtgtggtgccaggacaccaacctctctctctcaacgtgatcaagacaatggAAATGATTGTGGAtgacaggaaaaagaggactgagcacgcccccattgttatcgacggggctgcagtggagcaggaaaaagttccttggtgtccacatctccaacaaactaacatggtccaagcacaccaagacagtcgtgaagagggcacgacaaaacctaaaagcacacgctttttcagttctgcccacaaatattctataggattgaggtcaggactttgtgatggccactccaataccttggctttgttgtccttaaaaacctcttacttctaccccctcctttttcaaacattctgttaaaaatcgcgcaacttttcagcgtcctgctactcatgccaggaatatagtatatgcatatgattagtatgtgtggatagaaaacactctgaagtttctaaaactggttaaatcacggctgtgactataacagatcgtgtgtttcattgaaaaatgcaagaaaaactgctctctgaaagctaaaaataatttccataagtcactttcatgggttgttaaaagaggacaaaatttaatatcgacctgcatgcaattcatacaaattccacacgatgtcgccattgtcgtcattttcaaatgaattttttgttggaaaatccaagtatctggcttccgtttcttccagtctccaccaggacgctgtaaatgtggacaatggcagccattgatttgcagacgaggagctattgaatatacatcgccctgtaatcattttgatagattataaacgtttactaatacctaaagttggattacaaaaggatttcgaagtgttttgtgaaagtttatcgtcgacttttttaattttaaaaaattacgcagcgtttaaaaacgatgtttttttctgaatgacacagcttccatagaaagctattttgggtatatatggaccgatttaaacgaaaaaaagacccaatagtgatgtttatggggcatataggagtgccaagaaagaagctcgtcaaaggtaatgaatgttttagattttatttctgcgttttgtgctgcgtcggataagcagagtctttgtttacgtcgcattcaggcattttcaggtggtgcataagtgtttgtaaacttccagCTTAATCTGTATATTGAACAGGTATACGCCCACACTCACACCAATCTGTTGTTAGTGAACAGGACAAGCATGGGTACaaagaaaagctgctttttaacatacttTATTACtaatttcactcatattgtaattcATTATTCAGTAATATTTCATACAAATCTTGAACACTGGACAGCTACTTTAAGTGAAAGATTTTTTCCCCACAAATAATGTGATGCTGACTTGTCAACACTCCTTTAAACTTATACATTTTAGTTTCCACCATTTTCTGGCCATCCTGACTTCTGACCTAGAGGCTAAACAAGCTTTGCCTTCCCAAGGCATAATAACAGACCTGTAGAACGAGCCACAAGGCTCCTATACATGTATGCTGATTATTTTGCCTTATTAAGTCATAAATGTTATTATCTAACAAATATACGCATCTAAAGTATATTCTCTAATACGTGAACATATCTGGGGAATACAGAAGCGACGATGATGACAGAGATGTATGAGAGTGACGGTTGGTTCTGATTGGATCCTGACACTCTGGTCATGTAGCAAACAGTCCTGTTGTAATCCTCCCCATCATAATCCGAGTTGACATGACTGCACCGGTAGGCTGAGCGGTACAACCTATCAGCTGTTAATGCAACTGCTGCACCAGCAGCCGCCGCGCTAGCAACACGCACTGGGGATGAGCGCCCAGGCATGGTCTTGAACCAGGCCTTTGTTGAATGGGTTCTGATTCGGAAATGGCCACTGCTACGAGACGAGCCCCGAGATGAACCCCTGCCCCCCCCGCGGCCGCCCTTGGACAGGACAGGCTCACACAGCAAGGCAAAGAGCAGGAGACACAACCAGCACGTAGCCACCAGCCGCTGCTCCATCACCAGACGCCTATCTGTCTGGAAACAATAGTACAAGACATAATGGGGTTAATCTCCATACAGCggcttcctctcctccatctcaataCAGTGGCTTTCTCTCTTGTCCTTTActtcatctcaatagtctacagtGGATTAATCTCACTCGTCTTCAGTGGCTTCCTCACCTCTTCGTCATCCTCCATCTCAATAGTCTACAATaacttcctctccactcctccttctcAATTGTCTAcagtgtcttcctctcctctatctcaattagggttgcaaagctaactGTAATTTACTAAAGTTACCGGAATCTTCAATAATTTTGGTAATTAAAAGAACATATATGGCAATCTATCGCAATTTTggtcatttatacttgaataactttttTTATCTGTGTCCATAATTGTCAATAAGTTTCTAGTAGatagcctaattaatgaaaaaagcatctaatcaacaatgacATTATTTTCAATTACCTCTGCAACTCGTGGACTATggacttttttcacaactgccaccagttcgatgccaaaacattgacaacaaatacatattgacaGAGTAAAATAAGTAAAAGTGTGTCAAAAAATATATcaaggatat includes:
- the LOC139381963 gene encoding shadow of prion protein, with the protein product MEDDEETDRRLVMEQRLVATCWLCLLLFALLCEPVLSKGGRGGGRGSSRGSSRSSGHFRIRTHSTKAWFKTMPGRSSPVRVASAAAAGAAVALTADRLYRSAYRCSHVNSDYDGEDYNRTVCYMTRVSGSNQNQPSLSYISVIIVASVFPRYVHVLENIL